One window of Camelina sativa cultivar DH55 chromosome 4, Cs, whole genome shotgun sequence genomic DNA carries:
- the LOC104781730 gene encoding phenylalanine--tRNA ligase, chloroplastic/mitochondrial-like gives MTIFSVHSTIFSRASVVLLSSNGLKRFSFASSFSSTAVYSPRLPKMKKQRRYPIVSAVDIGGVTVARNDVVKDDDPTNNVPDSIFSKIGMQLHRRNKHPIGILKNAIYSYFDSNYAEKFEKFEDLSPIVTTKQNFDDVLVPADHVSRSLNDTYYVDPQTVLRCHTSAHQAELLRKGHSRFLVTGDVYRRDSIDSTHYPVFHQMEGFCVFSPEDWNESGMDPTLYAAEDLKKCLEGLARHLFGSVEMRWVNTYFPFTNPSFELEIYFKEDWLEVLGCGVTEQVILKQSGLEDKVAWAFGLGLERLAMVLFDIPDIRLFWSSDERFTTQFGKGELGVKFKPYSKYPPCYKDISFWISDAFTENNFCEVVRGIAGDLAEEVKLIDKFTNKKGMTSHCYRIVFRSMERSLTDEEVNDLQSKVRVEVEKKLNVELR, from the exons ATGACTATTTTCTCAGTTCACTCCACTATCTTCAGTCGAGCTTCAGTGGTTCTTCTCTCTAGCAATGGCTTAAAGCGGTTCTCATTCGCTTCTTCGTTTTCCTCAACCGCCGTGTATTCTCCACGACTCCCTAAAATGAAGAAGCAGCGGCGGTACCCAATCGTCTCTGCTGTTGATATTGGTGGCGTCACAGTTGCTAGAAATG ATGTGGTGAAAGATGATGATCCTACAAACAATGTACCAGACTCGATTTTCTCTAAGATAGGAATGCAGCTACACAGAAGAAATAAGCATCCGATTGGGATCTTAAAGAATGCTATATACAGCTACTTTGATTCCAATTACGCTGAAAAGTTTGAGAAGTTCGAAGACCTTTCCCCAATTGTTACCACAAAGCAA AACTTCGATGATGTGCTAGTTCCTGCTGATCATGTAAGCAGAAGCCTTAATGACACGTACTATGTCGACCCCCAAACTGTTTTGAGATGCCATACAAGTGCTCACCAAGCTGAGCTGTTGAGGAAAGGTCATAGTCGTTTCCTTGTTACTGGGGATGTTTACCGTAGAGATTCTATTGATTCTACTCATTATCCGGTTTTCCATCAG ATGGaaggtttttgtgttttctctccTGAGGACTGGAACGAGTCTGGCATGGATCCCACTTTATATGCCGCTGAGGATTTAAAGAAATGTCTCGAGGGATTGGCACGCCACTTATTTG GTTCTGTGGAGATGAGATGGGTTAATACATACTTCCCATTTACCAATCCATCTTTTGagcttgaaatatattttaag GAAGACTGGTTGGAGGTTTTGGGCTGTGGGGTGACCGAGCAAGTAATTTTGAAACAAAGTGGATTAGAAGATAAGGTTGCGTGGGCCTTCGGACTTGGACTTGAGAGACTTGCTATGGTTTTGTTTGACATCCCTGATATAAGACTTTTCTGGTCATCCGATGAACGATTCACTACCCAG TTTGGAAAAGGAGAACTTGGAGTCAAATTCAAGCCATATTCAAAG TATCCTCCTTGTTACAAGGACATCAGTTTCTGGATTAGTGATGCATTCACAGAGAATAACTTTTGTGAAGTTGTTAGAGGAATTGCTGGGGATCTTGCTGAAGAG GTGAAGTTAATTGACAAATTCACAAATAAGAAAGGGATGACGAGTCATTGTTACAGAATCGTGTTCCGTTCAATGGAGCGCTCTCTTACGGACGAGGAGGTCAATGATTTGCAG AGCAAAGTGCGTGTTGAGGTGGAAAAGAAGCTAAATGTTGAATTAAGGTGA
- the LOC104781731 gene encoding probable N-acetylglucosaminyl-phosphatidylinositol de-N-acetylase isoform X2 has translation MFVIAHPDDESMFFSPTINYLTSNVYNLHILCLSTGNADGMGNIRKNELHQACAVLKVPLQQLKVLDHPNLQDGFGQVWNHDLLTEIIEEEVTKHDIHTIITFDNYGVSGHCNHRDVHRGVLTFLLTNSGRHIKAWELVSLNIFRKYCGPVDIWLSILSAKKHPSNVIIINEQPWKSFKAMAQHLSQWVWFRKLFVSFSSYTYTNTLNRIIP, from the exons atgTTCGTTATAGCACATCCTGATGATGAGTCAAT GTTCTTTTCTCCAACGATAAACTACTTAACTTCCAATGTTTACAATCTTCACATATTATGCTTGTCTACAG GTAACGCTGATGGTATGGGAAACATTAGGAAAAATGAGCTGCATCAAGCGTGTGCAGTGCTCAAG GTTCCGCTTCAACAGTTAAAAGTTCTGGACCATCCAAATTTACAG GATGGCTTTGGGCAAGTATGGAACCATGATTTGCTAACAGAAATTATCGAAGAAGAAGTCACTAAACACGATATCCACACG ATCATAACATTCGATAACTATGGTGTTTCTGGTCATTGCAATCACCGAGATGTGCATCGTGGAGTATT AACGTTCTTGCTGACTAATTCAGGAAGACATATCAAAGCTTGGGAACTC GTAAGCCTAAATATCTTTCGCAAGTACTGTGGACCTGTTGACATTTGGCTGTCAATTTTATCCGCCAAAAAACATCCAAGTAATGTAATCATCATAAACGAGCAGCCTTGGAAAAGCTTCAAAGCAATGGCACAACATTTAAGCCAATGGGTTTG GTTTCGGAAgctttttgtttcgttttcaaGCTACACATACACGAATACACTTAATAGAATCATTCCTTGA
- the LOC104781731 gene encoding probable N-acetylglucosaminyl-phosphatidylinositol de-N-acetylase isoform X1, giving the protein MAWLVVSVSLIVIWVASLCKIFFGATSSSRATILDDGKNPQKKNVMFVIAHPDDESMFFSPTINYLTSNVYNLHILCLSTGNADGMGNIRKNELHQACAVLKVPLQQLKVLDHPNLQDGFGQVWNHDLLTEIIEEEVTKHDIHTIITFDNYGVSGHCNHRDVHRGVLTFLLTNSGRHIKAWELVSLNIFRKYCGPVDIWLSILSAKKHPSNVIIINEQPWKSFKAMAQHLSQWVWFRKLFVSFSSYTYTNTLNRIIP; this is encoded by the exons ATGGCATGGCTTGTGGTTTCTGTTTCTCTGATTGTTATCTGGGTGGCTTCTTTATGCAAAATTTTCTTCGGAGCAACATCTAGCTCCCGAGCCACTATTCTTGATGATG GTAAAAACcctcaaaagaaaaatgttatgTTCGTTATAGCACATCCTGATGATGAGTCAAT GTTCTTTTCTCCAACGATAAACTACTTAACTTCCAATGTTTACAATCTTCACATATTATGCTTGTCTACAG GTAACGCTGATGGTATGGGAAACATTAGGAAAAATGAGCTGCATCAAGCGTGTGCAGTGCTCAAG GTTCCGCTTCAACAGTTAAAAGTTCTGGACCATCCAAATTTACAG GATGGCTTTGGGCAAGTATGGAACCATGATTTGCTAACAGAAATTATCGAAGAAGAAGTCACTAAACACGATATCCACACG ATCATAACATTCGATAACTATGGTGTTTCTGGTCATTGCAATCACCGAGATGTGCATCGTGGAGTATT AACGTTCTTGCTGACTAATTCAGGAAGACATATCAAAGCTTGGGAACTC GTAAGCCTAAATATCTTTCGCAAGTACTGTGGACCTGTTGACATTTGGCTGTCAATTTTATCCGCCAAAAAACATCCAAGTAATGTAATCATCATAAACGAGCAGCCTTGGAAAAGCTTCAAAGCAATGGCACAACATTTAAGCCAATGGGTTTG GTTTCGGAAgctttttgtttcgttttcaaGCTACACATACACGAATACACTTAATAGAATCATTCCTTGA